From a single Rutidosis leptorrhynchoides isolate AG116_Rl617_1_P2 chromosome 5, CSIRO_AGI_Rlap_v1, whole genome shotgun sequence genomic region:
- the LOC139846699 gene encoding LEAF RUST 10 DISEASE-RESISTANCEUS RECEPTOR-LIKE PROTEIN KINASE-like 1.1 isoform X2, which produces MMTSILFFTLSCLPILHSATPTCPKSFSCPNISPFNYPFYNASDGTSCGLIKVNCNKTVSTFQSGTHQYEILYKLDSNSSIMIGNKTFEELLQNESCDALMDNITSPYPVLFTYSIQFFINIFKCTKNAYFDNNYFGKLIYNSYKGCRDHNFYYNIPFNNMIIPNDLPRECQVIQLPLKEEWQRKESPINDTNIFSLLSFKFLVGFPLSTACDDCHKQGNRCHSTDNGDFECLYIEKEIPHMKEKPHIQEKPHIQEKRHKKLTLILGSAFILMLFLVIFLIWRWFKRNPFSYFSSKDKSPILEDENFLGGVSVFSYSELEYATQNFNPSHELGDGGFGAVYYGKLKDGREIAVKRLYEHNYKRIQHFKNEVDILTRLRHPNLVVLYGSTSGQSRELLLVYEYISNGTIADHLHGERAKRSLLTWPIRKNIAIETASALVYLHASEIIHQDVKTNNILVDNKFCVKVADFGLSRLVPNNVTHVSTAPQGTPGYVDPQYNQRYQLTDKSDVYSFGVVLIELISSMVAVDLRRSRDEISLANLALNKIQRCEVDQLIDPDLVSDSNEETKNMITSVAELAFQCLQYDSEMRPTMNEVLDVLLDIQATGKIDVHDSFGNLNSVNPPPPSEANDTVFLMKDFLPSPVSVTNEWQSENSASTTLSNNGDRLPINNRSSI; this is translated from the exons ATGATGACCAGTATCTTATTTTTCACTCTTTCTTGTCTGCCTATCCTTCACTCAGCTACCCCAACCTGCCCCAAAAGTTTCAGTTGCCCAAATATTTCTCCATTCAACTACCCTTTTTACAATGCGTCTGATGGTACGTCATGTGGGTTGATCAAGGTCAACTGCAATAAGACAGTTTCAACTTTTCAATCTGGAACACATCAGTATGAAATTTTATACAAGCTTGATTCTAATTCTTCCATCATGATTGGAAACAAAACATTTGAAGAGCTTCTGCAAAATGAAAGCTGCGATGCGCTCATGGATAATATTACTTCGCCGTACCCAGTTCTGTTTACATATTCAATACAATTTTTCATCAATATCTTCAAATGCACAAAAAACGCTTATTTTGACAATAATTATTTTGGCAAACTAATTTACAATAGCTACAAAGGATGCAGAGATCACAATTTCTACTATAACATTCCCTTCAATAATATGATTATTCCGAATGATCTCCCGCGTGAATGTCAAGTAATACAGTTGCCGCTCAAAGAGGAATGGCAACGCAAAGAATCACCAATTAATGATACCAACATATTCTCTCTTCTCTCTTTTAAATTCCTTGTTGGCTTTCCTTTGTCAACTGCTTGCGACGACTGTCACAAGCAAGGCAACCGCTGTCATTCAACTGACAACGGTGATTTTGAGTGTTTATACATCGAAAAAG AAATACCCCATATGAAAGAAAAACCCCATATACAAGAAAAACCCCATATACAAGAAAAACGCCATAAAAAACTGACACTGATTCTAG GATCTGCATTCATCCTCATGCTGTTTCTAGTTATCTTCTTAATCTGGAGGTGGTTTAAACGAAACCCATTTTCGTATTTCTCATCCAAGGACAAATCACCGATCCTTGAAGATGAAAATTTCTTAGGCGGCGTCTCAGTTTTCTCCTACAGTGAGCTTGAATATGCCACCCAAAATTTCAACCCGTCTCACGAACTAGGAGATGGAGGTTTTGGAGCAGTTTATTATG GTAAACTCAAAGACGGACGAGAAATTGCAGTGAAGAGACTCTACGAGCACAACTACAAGCGAATCCAACATTTCAAGAACGAAGTTGATATCTTGACCAGGTTACGGCATCCCAACCTTGTTGTGCTCTACGGTAGCACATCAGGACAAAGCCGAGAACTTCTCCTTGTCTATGAGTACATTTCCAATGGCACCATTGCGGACCACCTTCATGGAGAACGAGCAAAAAGAAGCCTGCTGACATGGCCGATACGGAAGAACATCGCCATAGAAACCGCCAGTGCACTAGTCTACCTTCATGCCTCTGAAATCATTCACCAAGATGTAAAGACCAACAACATCCTAGTTGATAACAAATTCTGCGTTAAGGTAGCAGATTTTGGTCTCTCGAGACTTGTACCAAATAATGTCACTCATGTGTCGACGGCTCCTCAGGGTACCCCTGGTTATGTCGATCCCCAGTATAACCAACGTTATCAATTAACAGATAAGAGTGACGTTTACAGCTTCGGCGTAGTCTTGATTGAACTAATATCATCAATGGTGGCGGTCGATTTAAGAAGATCTCGGGATGAAATTAGTTTGGCTAACCTCGCGTTAAACAAGATCCAACGATGTGAAGTCGATCAACTGATCGACCCTGATTTAGTGTCAGATTCAAATGAAGAAACCAAGAACATGATCACGTCGGTAGCAGAGTTGGCTTTCCAGTGTTTACAATACGATTCAGAAATGAGACCAACGATGAATGAGGTGCTGGACGTTTTATTAGATATTCAAGCTACGGGAAAAATAGATGTTCATGATAGTTTTGGAAATTTGAATTCAGTGAATCCACCACCTCCATCTGAAGCTAATGATACGGTGTTTTTAATGAAAGACTTTTTACCTTCACCGGTATCAGTCACAAATGAATGGCAAAGTGAAAATAGTGCATCCACTACACTAAGTAACAATGGAGATAGATTGCCAATTAACAATCGTAGTAGTATATAA
- the LOC139846699 gene encoding LEAF RUST 10 DISEASE-RESISTANCEUS RECEPTOR-LIKE PROTEIN KINASE-like 1.1 isoform X1, whose translation MMTSILFFTLSCLPILHSATPTCPKSFSCPNISPFNYPFYNASDGTSCGLIKVNCNKTVSTFQSGTHQYEILYKLDSNSSIMIGNKTFEELLQNESCDALMDNITSPYPVLFTYSIQFFINIFKCTKNAYFDNNYFGKLIYNSYKGCRDHNFYYNIPFNNMIIPNDLPRECQVIQLPLKEEWQRKESPINDTNIFSLLSFKFLVGFPLSTACDDCHKQGNRCHSTDNGDFECLYIEKEIPHMKEKPHIQEKPHIQEKRHKKLTLILVLAGSAFILMLFLVIFLIWRWFKRNPFSYFSSKDKSPILEDENFLGGVSVFSYSELEYATQNFNPSHELGDGGFGAVYYGKLKDGREIAVKRLYEHNYKRIQHFKNEVDILTRLRHPNLVVLYGSTSGQSRELLLVYEYISNGTIADHLHGERAKRSLLTWPIRKNIAIETASALVYLHASEIIHQDVKTNNILVDNKFCVKVADFGLSRLVPNNVTHVSTAPQGTPGYVDPQYNQRYQLTDKSDVYSFGVVLIELISSMVAVDLRRSRDEISLANLALNKIQRCEVDQLIDPDLVSDSNEETKNMITSVAELAFQCLQYDSEMRPTMNEVLDVLLDIQATGKIDVHDSFGNLNSVNPPPPSEANDTVFLMKDFLPSPVSVTNEWQSENSASTTLSNNGDRLPINNRSSI comes from the exons ATGATGACCAGTATCTTATTTTTCACTCTTTCTTGTCTGCCTATCCTTCACTCAGCTACCCCAACCTGCCCCAAAAGTTTCAGTTGCCCAAATATTTCTCCATTCAACTACCCTTTTTACAATGCGTCTGATGGTACGTCATGTGGGTTGATCAAGGTCAACTGCAATAAGACAGTTTCAACTTTTCAATCTGGAACACATCAGTATGAAATTTTATACAAGCTTGATTCTAATTCTTCCATCATGATTGGAAACAAAACATTTGAAGAGCTTCTGCAAAATGAAAGCTGCGATGCGCTCATGGATAATATTACTTCGCCGTACCCAGTTCTGTTTACATATTCAATACAATTTTTCATCAATATCTTCAAATGCACAAAAAACGCTTATTTTGACAATAATTATTTTGGCAAACTAATTTACAATAGCTACAAAGGATGCAGAGATCACAATTTCTACTATAACATTCCCTTCAATAATATGATTATTCCGAATGATCTCCCGCGTGAATGTCAAGTAATACAGTTGCCGCTCAAAGAGGAATGGCAACGCAAAGAATCACCAATTAATGATACCAACATATTCTCTCTTCTCTCTTTTAAATTCCTTGTTGGCTTTCCTTTGTCAACTGCTTGCGACGACTGTCACAAGCAAGGCAACCGCTGTCATTCAACTGACAACGGTGATTTTGAGTGTTTATACATCGAAAAAG AAATACCCCATATGAAAGAAAAACCCCATATACAAGAAAAACCCCATATACAAGAAAAACGCCATAAAAAACTGACACTGATTCTAG tTCTTGCAGGATCTGCATTCATCCTCATGCTGTTTCTAGTTATCTTCTTAATCTGGAGGTGGTTTAAACGAAACCCATTTTCGTATTTCTCATCCAAGGACAAATCACCGATCCTTGAAGATGAAAATTTCTTAGGCGGCGTCTCAGTTTTCTCCTACAGTGAGCTTGAATATGCCACCCAAAATTTCAACCCGTCTCACGAACTAGGAGATGGAGGTTTTGGAGCAGTTTATTATG GTAAACTCAAAGACGGACGAGAAATTGCAGTGAAGAGACTCTACGAGCACAACTACAAGCGAATCCAACATTTCAAGAACGAAGTTGATATCTTGACCAGGTTACGGCATCCCAACCTTGTTGTGCTCTACGGTAGCACATCAGGACAAAGCCGAGAACTTCTCCTTGTCTATGAGTACATTTCCAATGGCACCATTGCGGACCACCTTCATGGAGAACGAGCAAAAAGAAGCCTGCTGACATGGCCGATACGGAAGAACATCGCCATAGAAACCGCCAGTGCACTAGTCTACCTTCATGCCTCTGAAATCATTCACCAAGATGTAAAGACCAACAACATCCTAGTTGATAACAAATTCTGCGTTAAGGTAGCAGATTTTGGTCTCTCGAGACTTGTACCAAATAATGTCACTCATGTGTCGACGGCTCCTCAGGGTACCCCTGGTTATGTCGATCCCCAGTATAACCAACGTTATCAATTAACAGATAAGAGTGACGTTTACAGCTTCGGCGTAGTCTTGATTGAACTAATATCATCAATGGTGGCGGTCGATTTAAGAAGATCTCGGGATGAAATTAGTTTGGCTAACCTCGCGTTAAACAAGATCCAACGATGTGAAGTCGATCAACTGATCGACCCTGATTTAGTGTCAGATTCAAATGAAGAAACCAAGAACATGATCACGTCGGTAGCAGAGTTGGCTTTCCAGTGTTTACAATACGATTCAGAAATGAGACCAACGATGAATGAGGTGCTGGACGTTTTATTAGATATTCAAGCTACGGGAAAAATAGATGTTCATGATAGTTTTGGAAATTTGAATTCAGTGAATCCACCACCTCCATCTGAAGCTAATGATACGGTGTTTTTAATGAAAGACTTTTTACCTTCACCGGTATCAGTCACAAATGAATGGCAAAGTGAAAATAGTGCATCCACTACACTAAGTAACAATGGAGATAGATTGCCAATTAACAATCGTAGTAGTATATAA